The Betta splendens chromosome 2, fBetSpl5.4, whole genome shotgun sequence nucleotide sequence AGCCCATACGCTCCGAACACGGGGAACTTGTAGCGAACAAAGTATGGTGCGTTTTGGTCAAACTCTGTGCAGCAGTAGGCTGACCACATGTACTCCGGCACAGCCACCCGGTCCAGGTTGCTGCGACGGATGGTCTGCCCGGAGGTGGTCACCCCGGTCACCACAAAGGCTTTGCCTCGGCAGTAGTTGTTGAGCCGCTTGCGGATGATGTCCTGGTGTTCCGCCCAGGGCCCCATGCTGAACTCTCTTATCTGGGGAACCACATTGGTCAAACTATACGTGGAGGCTTTGTCCAGTGGGTCGGCCTGATGCTCGTCAGGGTTCAGCTGGCTACGTTCGTACTGAACAACATCAGCGTAGTCCTCCAGGACTGCCTGGGTGTCCTCAAAGTTCATGTGCATGTTAGAATGAGGGAAGGGCTCCATgttactgctgcttttttctGAGGCCAACTAGAGAAACACAGTGCACAAAATGCCCAATATAACTGTCACAGTTGGACTATTTgccacagaaacaaaaccacGGGCAAGTAAAACTTtctttttaatatataatataaagtgTCTCATAGCCTAGTTATTAGATCTAAAGACTTCTGTCTCCCTAGCTTCTAAATTACTCAGTAAATTTGAATATATGAagtatttgctttgtgtttctaaatgtgtgtAAAGATGTAGTATGTAAGGAAGCGATTCTAAACACAATTTCAAACGTGGAAGCAACACAGTGATATGTCACTAACTCCTGAACCTAAATGAATATTGGACAGGTCACTCACCTGGGGTTCAAACATCCAAGGGAAGTCCACCTTCTTCTCCCCGTCTGACTTCTTGAAGGTATAAGCAGAGTAGATGGGGATGTGCTTGCGGGGGTCGTACAGGGTGACGTAGCGTGGTTTATCCCCGTAGCGCTGGCAGATCTTCTTAAAGGAGTTGCTGAGGTATCCTCGAGGTGGGGTCCCCATGTACAGAGACCCCTTGCAGCGTTCCGCATGGTTGAAGTCCTCGACCACTCCTGCCTGGGCCCCATGTAGCAGCACAGTAATGACAGTCACCAGGGAACAGGCACGGTTTACACACGCAGCCATCACAGCTATTCTTCTCTATATTTTATACCTTTTTACGTCCTTTTAGATATTTTATCCACCTCTAGTAGGTCCCTTTGTCACCTGTAACACGCTGTGGAGAATCCACTGTTGTCAAGTAGAAGTGCAGCCAGTGAAGCCTCTGCCTCAGCACTATCAGGTTCAACATTTCCCTTCTCTTCTCATCTGTTCATAGAGCTAACTGATCCTTCATTGTAAAGTAGTTTTCATATATTCAAAGTGTCGTAGTGTTGTAGCAGCAATTCAAAAAGTCTGAATCTTATCAGTTGTAAAAATATATTATCCTGATGTGCAAACCAAAAAAACTCTTCACAACCCGatactttttaaattaaaaatgactttAAGTTGTGAAAACTAAGCTTCAATATTACTTTTGcatccatttatttaattaattagtaGAACAGAGTGTAGTTTACACCAGTTTGTCTTATAttcagcagcagttttaaatccaaaatacaatacaaatgatTTGGAGCTTGTTTGTTGTGAGGAACTATGTAATAATTGAAtttaactgtttttattttaattagatGAGTAACACTCACTCAATTCAATACAGCAACTTTACTATTAATTCTACTTTTCCAGTATGTTGAAGTTGAATATGTCTATATAAATATTGAATTATATATCACTGTAGTTGGAAGCGatactgtaaaaatactgtttattattgaggtcaCAGTGAGTGGTGGAGTTGACCTGGAGAGTATTACATTGATGTAATGGTGATGATCAAGAGataattgtaataattttaCCGCCCAGTTTAAAATGAATTGAAAGGTTAAAATATTAGAATCACCTCTTCATGTTTTTCTAATATTATTGTTTAACTCGAAATTAAGAATCTAAGACAGTTAAGTGCACTTTACAAAAGTTTATTACTAGACACAGCATGTCATTTAGCCAAAGCCACCCAAGGTTCACCACGTGAACTACCAAGTGAAATTATAGCAGTTACAGACACAGTTACTGTGAAGTAGCTAGTGACACCAGAAACATATTACAGAATGAAAAGCACTGACGTGACATTGTTCAAAGGGCTTCTGAAGAAGACAGGTGAGGCAAAACTAGACACCTTAGCcctgtgtttatattttctttAGTGATGTTCTTTACTGGGGGCCGGTGGGACACAGTCACTTAGAAATACTTGAAAGTTCTGGTCTACAAACATTGTCTTTTTGAGGAACTCCTTCAACTTCTGGACAGAGAGTTCTACCACCTGCTGGTCATCCTCATTGAGGCAATAGTGAGCAAATGATGGGAACCTGTAGCGCTCATCATAAGGAGTGTTGTGGTCATAGTCAGCACAGCAATAAGCTGACCACAGGTAAGTGGGCACCGCGACACGGTTGAGGTTGTTCCTCCGGATCATCTTCCCCGACGTGGTGATGCCTGTCACGACGTAAGCTGTTCCACGGCAGTAGTTGTTCAGCCGTTTGCGGATGATGTGCTCCTGTTTGCTCCAGACCCTGTTGTTGAAGTCGGGCACCACAGGCACAACATTAGTCAGCGTGTAGGTGGAGGCCTTGTCTTCAGGGTCGTCCTGGTGCTCGTCTGGATTGAGGCTACCGCGTTCATAGAGGACTGCATTGGTATAATCCTCCAGGACAGCTTGGGCATCTTCAAAACTCATGTGCCTGTAGCCACTTGGAAAGGGCTGCATCTCATCGGTGTCTGAGGTCAGGGAGAGCTGAGACGGCcgacagacagaaccagagcacaTTAGATGCTAAGGACAGGCTCAAAATGTGATAAATGCACATCACTTTGTTTGAAGCATTATTGACCGGTTTTCTTTACCTGAGGTTCATACATCCAAGGCACATCCACGCATTTCTCCCCATCGGTGCGTTTGAAGGTGTAGGCAGAGTAGATAGGTATGTGGTCCACAGTGTTGTACAGCGTCACGTAGCGCGGCTTCTTGTTGTAGCGCTGGCAAATGAACCTAAGCGAGTCGTGCTCCAGGCCAGCCGGTGGCGTTCCCATGTAGAAGAATCCTCTGCACTCGGCAGACAGCTCTTTTTCCACTCTGCATCTTACCACCGATGTGAACGCGTTGACAACCAGGAAAATGACCAGTGAAAAAAACGCCATCGTTCAGAGGGCTCTGATGTCAGTCCAGTCAAAGGTTAACGTCTGTGAGCTGTGACAGATGATTAATGCGGCTCTCAGTAGAGCTACCAGAGGTTTCTGTAATCTGGAATCAGCATGCAAAACAATTCAGCTCAGCCGATCCACCCCCAGCTGGACAAACAGCTGTGTAGCCGGCCATTAGTGGAGAAGACTGGGAAGGTGATTCAGGCTCAATCTACCTTAAGCATGTGGTCAAACATGACCAAAATACACAACCAACGTTATTGTGTGGCATGCTGTGTTAGTTATGAACTACATATATGGCTGTATACAATCACAATTCTCTTGGTTGGAAGGGTTTATTTCATTTCAGGCTTAGTATAGTGTCAATAAAGCAGTAGAATATGTAATAATATGTAATACGATTCACTGATCACACCAAGCTGGTGTCATAGGGTTTTTTCAGCTGGCACTGACACTGCATGTTGTATTTGTAattctttgtttcatttatgcCATTAACACATGTATGATCTAAAATGATATAACAAAAAATTTTAGTATAAACAACTGGATTATATAAATTAACATGCCCTGAAGCAACACTGTTACTGATGAGCGATGAGTACAAGGTGGGACAGTCAGGTATTCTATAGACTGATTTGCTGTATTCTATGACATTTGAGGCACAATACGTTTCTTTCAGTTTATTACTACAAAATTacacaataaaaccaaaaccacacaAAAAGATTTACAGGCAGTGACCATAGAGAACATTTTATTGTGCGATtttttgtgtcttgttttaCTTTTCCTATGCTAGTCCTACTCTTGTAGATATACTGTATTCATGGAATAAATCTTTTCCTCTTTAGCATCTCTCTGgttaacattattatttatctggtttaattttatttcatctgaggccatggttagTTAACACTGTTTCTATTAACATTTATCTGagttagtttgttgtttttccagaaGGCAGTAGTTTTCATCCATGACTGTGGATGCATTTCAAAGTGTCCAGTCATGCTGGAACAGTGACTAGGTCTCTCTTCTTGAACTGGTTTTCTGAGATACAGCCTTTATAGAAAATGGTCATATCACTGTCTATGTCTGTCTGGCTCTTCAGGAGGCTCTCCAGCTTCTTCAGAGGGACTTCCACCACACTGTGATGAGCCTGCTCGTTCAGCGCGTAGCCCCCATAACTGGGGAACATGAACCTCACCTCGTACGGCGAATTGCGGTCAAACCATGGGCAGCAGTATGCCAGCCACAAGTGTTTTGGGACTGTGAGACGGTCCCTGTTGTCTCTCTTGATGCTCCGTCCCGAAACAGTCACGCCTGTCACCATGAATGATTTACCATGGCAGAAGTTGTTGAGACGCCGGCGAATGATGTCCAAGTACGGGTTCCAGGAGGAAACCAGGACGTCTGCGATTAGCGGCACTACGTTGGTCAATGTGTAGGTGGAAGACTTGTCATCGGGCTCTGCTTGGTGCAGGTCGGGGTTCAGTGGGGCTCGTCGGAACTCCACCGCATCCGCGTAGTCCTCCAGCACAGCCTGGCTGTCCTCCATCAGAGGAGGGGTGTCTGCTCTGAGGGGAAGAGCTTTCATGTTGCCAGTCTGGTCATCAGAAACCAACTGCAGGGAACAGCAAAGGTGAAGCAGCTTTAAAGCGCTTGCGATGCACACTAACGAAACAAAGCCGTACCTGAGGCTCGTACATCCAGGGAGTGTCCATCCGGCTCCTTCCATCAGATTTCTTGAAGACGTAGGCTGAGTAGAGCgggaggcggcggctgctgtcGTACAGCGTGGCGTAACGCGGCTTGTCCGCGTACTTCTGGCAGATCCTCTTCAGGCTGGTCCCTCTCATCCCTACAGGGGCTGTTTGCATGTAGAAGAAATGGCTGCACTCTCTAAAGCTGTTTGAAATGGTGGCGCTC carries:
- the si:dkey-85k7.10 gene encoding endonuclease domain-containing 1 protein; this encodes MAACVNRACSLVTVITVLLHGAQAGVVEDFNHAERCKGSLYMGTPPRGYLSNSFKKICQRYGDKPRYVTLYDPRKHIPIYSAYTFKKSDGEKKVDFPWMFEPQLASEKSSSNMEPFPHSNMHMNFEDTQAVLEDYADVVQYERSQLNPDEHQADPLDKASTYSLTNVVPQIREFSMGPWAEHQDIIRKRLNNYCRGKAFVVTGVTTSGQTIRRSNLDRVAVPEYMWSAYCCTEFDQNAPYFVRYKFPVFGAYGLNDRVNNNMVEVPLKNLEKFLKGRMDVDKNFQIFYNDCVPDI
- the si:dkey-85k7.11 gene encoding endonuclease domain-containing 1 protein, which produces MRLFCTCALCFLLLTETHLVSATISNSFRECSHFFYMQTAPVGMRGTSLKRICQKYADKPRYATLYDSSRRLPLYSAYVFKKSDGRSRMDTPWMYEPQLVSDDQTGNMKALPLRADTPPLMEDSQAVLEDYADAVEFRRAPLNPDLHQAEPDDKSSTYTLTNVVPLIADVLVSSWNPYLDIIRRRLNNFCHGKSFMVTGVTVSGRSIKRDNRDRLTVPKHLWLAYCCPWFDRNSPYEVRFMFPSYGGYALNEQAHHSVVEVPLKKLESLLKSQTDIDSDMTIFYKGCISENQFKKRDLVTVPA
- the LOC114851127 gene encoding endonuclease domain-containing 1 protein-like — encoded protein: MAFFSLVIFLVVNAFTSVVRCRVEKELSAECRGFFYMGTPPAGLEHDSLRFICQRYNKKPRYVTLYNTVDHIPIYSAYTFKRTDGEKCVDVPWMYEPQLSLTSDTDEMQPFPSGYRHMSFEDAQAVLEDYTNAVLYERGSLNPDEHQDDPEDKASTYTLTNVVPVVPDFNNRVWSKQEHIIRKRLNNYCRGTAYVVTGITTSGKMIRRNNLNRVAVPTYLWSAYCCADYDHNTPYDERYRFPSFAHYCLNEDDQQVVELSVQKLKEFLKKTMFVDQNFQVFLSDCVPPAPSKEHH